In a genomic window of Shouchella clausii:
- the mutS gene encoding DNA mismatch repair protein MutS: protein MAQMHTPMMKQYLQIKAKYQDAFLFFRLGDFYEMFNEDAIKAAQELEITLTGRGQGEDRIPMCGVPYHSADSYIARLIDKGYKIAICEQVEDPKTAKGVVKREVTKVLTPGTLMNSKLLAEKENNYLLAFANEGEDAWGIARCDLSTGESDVTLIRGGSGELLQEIAASGVKEAIAPAGLAEELKAKLGGQQGFVVSYEEQEDVPKEYERLIDHIQQPLLKRAYGRMLHYLLATQKQSLRHLQQVVFHPADSYLKMDVHAKRNLELVQTLRDKKKSGSLLAVIDQTVTAMGGRLLRQWIERPLVDRKAIVGRQAVVEAFLEHFFEREQLRDCLRHVYDIERLAARIAYGSVNARELVQLKRSLQNIPEIASTVEQVGLDGRWLKQSEQFADLVAMLEKSLVDDPPLSLTEGGLIVDGYNEELDAYRDASRNGKQWIAELEQSEREATGIRSLKVGYNRVFGYYIEVTRANAHMLPDGRYERKQTLTNAERYITPELKEKEALILEADEKLADLEYRLFADIRKQVEAYVASLQKLAADISEMDVLAGFASVAEQNGYTKPTITESRDVAIKGGRHPVVETVIKRGSYVENDIDLTGDRDMLLITGPNMGGKSTYMRQLALTVVMAQIGSYVPAAEATLPLFDQIFTRIGAADDLASGQSTFMVEMLETKDALVKATPHSLILLDEIGRGTSTYDGMALAQAIIEYIYETIGAKTLFSTHYHELTRLADSLHTLRNVHVSAVEEKGTVVFLHQVIEGAADRSYGVYVAELAGLPKQVTTRAEALLTELEHLPQRPTSASEEQQIDSAKTETAATVEEPQQLSLFPADDETKPKQLTKKERSVLAKMAEVDVLHLTPMQALEKINEWQKQLNK, encoded by the coding sequence ATGGCACAAATGCATACCCCAATGATGAAACAGTACTTGCAAATTAAAGCAAAGTACCAGGACGCCTTTTTATTTTTCCGGTTAGGCGACTTTTATGAAATGTTCAATGAAGATGCCATTAAAGCTGCCCAAGAATTAGAAATTACGTTAACGGGCCGCGGCCAAGGCGAAGACCGAATTCCAATGTGCGGTGTACCGTACCACTCGGCTGATTCGTATATAGCCCGCCTAATAGATAAAGGGTATAAAATTGCCATTTGTGAGCAAGTGGAAGACCCAAAAACAGCAAAAGGCGTTGTGAAGCGTGAAGTAACAAAAGTATTGACACCAGGTACGCTAATGAATAGCAAGTTGTTAGCAGAAAAAGAAAACAACTATTTGCTTGCCTTTGCCAACGAAGGGGAGGACGCGTGGGGCATCGCCCGTTGCGACCTTTCTACAGGCGAAAGCGATGTAACATTGATCAGAGGAGGGAGCGGAGAGCTTCTCCAAGAAATTGCAGCAAGTGGCGTTAAAGAAGCGATTGCGCCGGCAGGACTCGCAGAAGAGCTGAAAGCAAAGCTTGGCGGACAGCAAGGTTTTGTTGTGTCCTATGAGGAACAAGAGGACGTGCCTAAAGAATATGAACGGCTTATCGACCATATTCAACAGCCGTTGCTGAAACGAGCTTACGGGCGCATGCTCCATTATTTACTAGCGACACAGAAGCAAAGCTTGCGCCATTTGCAACAAGTTGTTTTCCATCCGGCTGACTCTTACTTAAAAATGGACGTCCACGCAAAACGGAATTTGGAATTAGTGCAAACGTTGCGGGATAAAAAGAAAAGTGGCTCACTCCTTGCTGTGATTGACCAAACAGTAACAGCAATGGGCGGAAGGCTTTTGCGCCAATGGATTGAACGGCCTTTAGTGGACAGGAAAGCGATCGTAGGCAGACAGGCAGTGGTAGAAGCGTTTCTGGAACATTTTTTTGAACGGGAGCAATTGCGCGATTGTCTCCGCCATGTTTACGACATTGAACGGTTAGCAGCCCGTATTGCTTACGGCAGCGTCAATGCTCGGGAGCTTGTACAATTAAAGCGCTCGCTGCAAAACATTCCGGAGATCGCGTCAACGGTGGAACAAGTCGGCCTTGATGGGCGTTGGTTAAAGCAGTCTGAGCAGTTTGCTGATTTGGTGGCCATGTTGGAGAAAAGCCTTGTCGATGATCCCCCGCTCTCATTAACGGAGGGTGGTCTTATTGTAGATGGTTATAACGAAGAACTGGATGCTTACCGGGATGCAAGCCGCAATGGCAAACAGTGGATTGCTGAACTTGAGCAGTCTGAACGTGAGGCAACGGGCATACGCTCATTAAAAGTAGGCTACAACCGTGTATTTGGTTACTACATTGAGGTAACAAGAGCCAATGCCCATATGCTGCCAGACGGCCGCTATGAACGCAAGCAGACGCTTACCAATGCCGAACGTTACATAACGCCAGAACTAAAGGAAAAAGAAGCACTCATATTGGAAGCCGATGAAAAGCTCGCCGATCTTGAATACCGTTTATTTGCTGATATCCGTAAACAAGTGGAAGCCTATGTTGCTAGTTTACAAAAGCTTGCCGCCGATATTAGCGAAATGGATGTGCTCGCTGGTTTTGCCTCTGTTGCTGAACAAAACGGCTACACGAAGCCAACCATCACTGAAAGTCGCGATGTCGCCATCAAAGGTGGGCGCCATCCTGTCGTAGAAACGGTCATTAAACGAGGCAGTTATGTAGAAAATGACATTGATTTAACGGGCGACAGGGATATGTTGTTAATTACGGGGCCGAATATGGGCGGGAAAAGCACCTATATGCGCCAGCTTGCTTTAACTGTCGTCATGGCGCAAATCGGCAGCTATGTGCCTGCTGCAGAAGCAACGCTGCCTTTATTCGACCAAATTTTTACGCGCATTGGTGCCGCTGACGACCTTGCGAGCGGACAGAGCACATTTATGGTAGAAATGCTGGAGACAAAAGACGCGCTTGTGAAAGCAACACCACACAGCCTCATTTTGCTTGATGAGATTGGCCGTGGTACGTCGACGTATGACGGGATGGCGCTCGCACAGGCGATCATTGAATACATTTATGAAACCATTGGCGCTAAAACCCTTTTTTCGACCCATTACCACGAATTGACGCGGTTGGCTGATTCCCTTCATACGTTACGCAATGTCCATGTATCGGCTGTAGAGGAAAAGGGGACAGTGGTGTTTCTCCATCAAGTGATTGAAGGCGCTGCAGACCGCAGCTACGGCGTTTATGTCGCAGAACTGGCCGGTTTGCCAAAGCAGGTGACAACGAGGGCAGAGGCGCTTTTGACTGAGTTGGAGCATCTTCCGCAAAGACCGACAAGTGCTTCGGAAGAGCAACAAATCGATAGCGCAAAAACGGAAACAGCAGCAACGGTCGAAGAACCGCAGCAGCTCTCGCTATTTCCAGCTGATGATGAAACAAAGCCAAAACAGCTAACAAAAAAAGAGCGTTCGGTACTAGCGAAAATGGCTGAAGTCGATGTGTTGCACTTGACACCGATGCAAGCACTTGAAAAAATCAATGAGTGGCAAAAGCAGCTAAATAAGTAA
- the mutL gene encoding DNA mismatch repair endonuclease MutL, producing MAVIQQLDDALSNKIAAGEVVERPASIVKELVENAIDANSSQILVEIEEGGLSSIRIVDNGTGIEPNELELAFSRHATSKIKTDRDLFTIRTLGFRGEALPSIASVSRVNMQTSTGSAGMQVELEGGKIVHKQPSEARKGTTIVVTDLFYNTPARLKYLKTVLTEAGHVSEVMNRMALAYPHIRFHYVSDGKTVLKTAGNGDLRQVIAQVYGRKTAEKMVPITGSSLDYELSGYIAKPELTRANRQYMSIFINGRYIRNFKLAKAIQQGFHTKLPIGRFPIAVLKLEMDPTLIDVNVHPAKLEVRLSKEEALSEMIAESIKKALSEQTLIPEPKKENTAKTKSEQLSFSLAYELQPEKEHVRETMQQPRQRQLAADDQVNRKEESTSMGNSWSPSYQQEEEVEQERSSDASMLPRNEQVETNTEDGYEQPDRRTDESLPMEEEAALVEPEPPLGNDAEAKGAMPPLYPVGQMHGTYIVAQNEQGMYLIDQHAAQERIKYEHFHQKLAEPLGQTQELLVPITLELTTRETLVVTESKEKLEAVGVFLEEFGKNTFVVRSHPTWFPQGDEESTIREMVEQLLDNKRISIGELREEAAIMMSCKAAIKANRHLRTDEMFQLLETLRRCQEPYTCPHGRPVVIHFSTYELEKMFKRVM from the coding sequence ATGGCCGTTATTCAACAGCTTGACGATGCGCTTTCTAATAAAATCGCCGCTGGCGAAGTCGTTGAACGTCCTGCTTCTATCGTCAAAGAGCTTGTCGAAAATGCGATTGATGCAAACAGCAGCCAGATTCTAGTTGAAATTGAAGAAGGCGGCCTTTCGTCCATTCGCATTGTTGACAATGGGACAGGCATTGAGCCGAATGAATTAGAATTGGCTTTTTCTCGTCACGCGACCTCAAAAATCAAAACGGACCGCGATTTGTTTACGATTCGCACGCTCGGTTTTCGCGGCGAAGCGCTGCCAAGCATCGCCTCTGTTTCCCGTGTAAACATGCAAACGAGCACAGGAAGTGCAGGCATGCAAGTCGAGCTTGAGGGGGGCAAGATCGTCCATAAGCAGCCCTCTGAAGCACGCAAAGGCACAACCATCGTCGTCACTGATTTGTTTTACAATACGCCGGCACGCCTAAAATATTTAAAGACGGTTTTAACGGAGGCGGGGCATGTGAGCGAAGTCATGAACCGTATGGCGTTGGCATACCCGCACATTCGTTTTCACTATGTTAGCGACGGCAAAACCGTGCTGAAAACAGCAGGGAACGGCGACTTGCGCCAAGTCATTGCCCAAGTCTATGGCCGCAAAACAGCAGAAAAAATGGTCCCTATTACGGGTTCATCGTTGGATTATGAGCTAAGCGGCTATATCGCTAAGCCTGAGTTGACACGAGCAAACAGGCAGTATATGTCGATTTTCATAAATGGGCGCTACATCCGCAACTTTAAGTTGGCAAAAGCGATCCAACAAGGCTTTCACACAAAGCTGCCGATTGGCCGCTTTCCGATCGCTGTTCTTAAGTTGGAAATGGACCCGACGCTAATTGATGTCAATGTCCATCCGGCTAAGCTGGAAGTACGCTTGAGCAAGGAAGAAGCACTTAGCGAAATGATTGCCGAAAGCATTAAAAAGGCGTTAAGTGAACAAACGCTCATACCTGAGCCGAAAAAAGAAAACACAGCTAAAACAAAAAGCGAACAGCTCTCTTTCTCTTTAGCGTACGAGTTGCAACCAGAAAAGGAGCATGTGCGCGAGACGATGCAACAGCCACGCCAGCGCCAGCTTGCTGCCGACGACCAAGTTAATCGCAAAGAGGAAAGCACAAGCATGGGCAACAGTTGGTCGCCATCATATCAGCAAGAGGAGGAAGTCGAACAAGAAAGAAGCAGCGATGCCAGTATGCTTCCTCGAAATGAACAAGTGGAAACCAACACAGAGGATGGATATGAGCAGCCGGATAGAAGAACAGACGAGTCCCTTCCAATGGAAGAGGAGGCTGCTCTAGTCGAGCCAGAACCGCCTTTAGGCAACGATGCAGAGGCAAAGGGGGCGATGCCGCCTTTGTATCCAGTCGGCCAGATGCACGGAACGTACATTGTTGCCCAAAATGAACAAGGCATGTACTTAATTGATCAACATGCGGCACAAGAACGGATTAAATATGAGCATTTCCACCAAAAATTAGCTGAACCATTAGGACAGACACAAGAATTGCTTGTGCCGATTACACTTGAGCTGACAACGAGGGAAACGCTTGTTGTCACTGAATCGAAAGAAAAACTTGAAGCGGTCGGCGTATTTTTAGAAGAATTTGGGAAAAATACATTTGTTGTTCGTTCCCATCCGACTTGGTTTCCTCAAGGCGATGAAGAATCGACGATACGAGAAATGGTTGAGCAACTTTTGGACAATAAGCGGATTAGCATTGGCGAATTGCGCGAGGAAGCGGCGATTATGATGAGCTGCAAAGCGGCGATTAAAGCCAATCGCCATTTGCGCACGGATGAAATGTTTCAACTTCTGGAAACGCTGCGCCGTTGTCAAGAGCCGTATACATGCCCTCATGGCCGCCCGGTTGTGATCCACTTTTCAACGTATGAACTGGAGAAAATGTTTAAGCGCGTCATGTAG
- a CDS encoding class I SAM-dependent methyltransferase: MIVTTARKQANALKEKAALCAAKLGARFVERQDRSLEALFAAYGEDVCIVGKERQTLYKYKEAVPFFYHPNASFIRYKQWKKTGTDPLIDAAALSTGDEVLDATLGMGADAVMAALAVGRTGTVTGLEASKSIAHIVATGLKEWQEGDEMFLQALRRVNVVNTGSAAYFQHLKDKSVDVVYFDPMFETKVASPGLEGLRHFACSETLTKSVLDEAKRVARRAVVLKGHWQSEQFARFGFTVNRRQHATFQYGVIEI, encoded by the coding sequence GTGATCGTTACGACCGCAAGAAAACAGGCCAATGCTTTAAAAGAAAAAGCGGCTTTATGTGCTGCTAAACTTGGTGCTCGTTTTGTGGAGCGTCAAGACCGTTCTCTTGAAGCACTCTTTGCCGCTTACGGCGAAGATGTATGCATTGTCGGAAAAGAACGGCAAACGCTTTACAAATATAAGGAGGCAGTCCCGTTTTTTTATCATCCAAATGCGTCGTTTATCCGTTACAAACAGTGGAAGAAAACAGGAACGGATCCTTTAATCGACGCTGCCGCCTTGAGCACGGGCGATGAAGTCCTTGATGCTACACTTGGCATGGGTGCAGATGCGGTAATGGCTGCTCTTGCTGTCGGCAGAACAGGAACAGTAACGGGGCTTGAAGCGAGCAAGTCAATTGCTCATATCGTCGCAACCGGCTTAAAAGAGTGGCAGGAAGGGGATGAAATGTTTTTGCAGGCATTACGGCGAGTAAACGTTGTGAACACGGGCAGCGCTGCCTATTTCCAGCATTTGAAAGACAAATCCGTTGATGTTGTTTATTTTGACCCAATGTTTGAGACGAAAGTCGCTTCGCCTGGACTCGAAGGACTGCGCCATTTTGCCTGTTCCGAGACGTTGACAAAATCTGTTCTTGACGAAGCTAAACGGGTTGCAAGGCGTGCTGTCGTGTTAAAAGGCCACTGGCAAAGCGAGCAATTTGCCCGTTTTGGTTTTACCGTAAACAGAAGGCAACATGCTACTTTCCAATACGGCGTAATTGAAATCTAG
- a CDS encoding tyrosine-type recombinase/integrase, which yields MDGIQWVERFTCALADKGRRPSTVRRYRYDLLDFFKWLGDKDFHSMEQTDAERYFYELIEERSYQTRTIRRVASVLRQFTAFLMAEKRLASHPLLTYDPPPLETEPLQPHEWVNAKEIAAILRSSQSEEGLTDNQLLARPQLTKRNFALFLLLAHYGLTLQELCDLQMNDVNFVKGTLLIRRDSGHDRQLALCPKNAKQLHAYWTLIPEPVRPRLHTDDPLFVAFDFTRRTYHWSYENDAPKALTEIALQKMIRTEVARAGLRKGISAQHFRHSFLLKLMLAGEQWTTIQQKAGLKSMLSLRRYALTVKKMNVARRQELLPTATETGTDSHLSSS from the coding sequence ATGGATGGGATTCAATGGGTAGAGCGCTTCACATGTGCTCTTGCTGACAAGGGACGGCGGCCGTCAACCGTTAGGCGTTACCGCTATGATTTGCTTGACTTTTTCAAGTGGCTCGGCGATAAAGACTTCCATTCTATGGAGCAAACGGATGCAGAACGTTACTTTTATGAATTGATTGAGGAGCGTTCCTACCAAACACGGACAATCCGCCGCGTCGCTTCCGTGCTCAGGCAATTCACCGCCTTTTTAATGGCAGAAAAACGGCTGGCGAGTCATCCACTCCTCACCTATGACCCGCCCCCTTTAGAAACTGAACCGCTTCAACCTCACGAATGGGTCAATGCGAAGGAGATCGCTGCGATCTTGCGTTCAAGTCAATCAGAAGAAGGGTTGACGGACAATCAGCTGCTTGCAAGGCCGCAACTGACGAAACGAAATTTTGCGTTGTTTTTGCTTCTTGCCCACTATGGCCTCACATTGCAAGAACTTTGCGACCTGCAGATGAATGACGTCAATTTTGTAAAAGGCACGTTGCTCATTCGAAGAGACAGCGGCCACGACCGTCAGCTTGCACTTTGCCCTAAAAATGCCAAGCAGTTGCATGCTTATTGGACGCTTATCCCTGAACCGGTACGGCCACGTTTACACACGGATGATCCATTGTTTGTCGCTTTTGATTTTACAAGGCGTACATACCATTGGTCCTATGAAAACGACGCGCCTAAAGCGTTGACAGAAATTGCCTTGCAAAAAATGATCCGCACAGAAGTGGCGCGGGCTGGCTTGCGCAAAGGCATTTCCGCCCAGCATTTTCGTCATTCATTTCTGCTCAAGTTAATGCTTGCAGGGGAACAGTGGACAACGATCCAGCAAAAAGCAGGGCTAAAAAGCATGCTTTCCTTGCGGCGCTATGCTTTAACAGTCAAAAAAATGAACGTTGCTAGAAGACAAGAGCTTCTTCCTACAGCTACAGAAACTGGGACAGACTCCCATCTAAGCAGCTCATAG
- the spoVK gene encoding stage V sporulation protein K: protein MSNPLETKNSARINVVLNKVPVKRASTDWFVSPEEKEKHEVLTKFEQKLSAYIGLDEIKALIQELYAWIYVNERRKERGLKATKQVLHMIFKGNPGTGKTTVARIVASFLHEMNVLSKGHLLEMERADLVGEYIGHTAQKTREVLKQASGGVLFIDEAYSLSRGGEKDFGKEAIDTLVKGMENNANDFVLIIAGYSKEMDYFLSLNPGLPSRFPISITFPNYNVDELMEMLIGMAKERDYMLSEEALQECREHIRKVASEQERTFSNGRYIRNMVEEAIRQQAVRILKQNDYTKTAMELLKKEDFQFKHKRFM from the coding sequence GTGAGCAATCCGCTTGAAACGAAAAACAGCGCTAGAATCAATGTGGTATTAAATAAAGTTCCTGTAAAACGAGCGAGCACAGACTGGTTTGTCTCTCCAGAAGAAAAAGAAAAGCATGAAGTGCTGACGAAGTTTGAGCAGAAGCTGTCAGCGTATATCGGCTTGGATGAAATTAAAGCGTTAATCCAAGAGCTCTATGCATGGATTTATGTGAATGAACGCCGCAAAGAGCGCGGGCTTAAAGCAACAAAGCAAGTGCTCCATATGATTTTTAAAGGCAATCCAGGGACAGGGAAAACGACAGTTGCTCGCATTGTTGCTTCTTTTTTACACGAAATGAACGTGCTCTCAAAGGGCCACTTATTGGAAATGGAGCGTGCTGATTTAGTTGGCGAATACATTGGCCATACGGCGCAAAAGACGCGGGAAGTGCTGAAGCAGGCAAGCGGTGGCGTGCTTTTTATTGATGAAGCCTATTCGTTGTCACGAGGTGGGGAAAAAGACTTCGGCAAGGAAGCGATCGATACGTTGGTGAAGGGGATGGAAAACAACGCCAATGACTTCGTGCTTATTATCGCCGGCTATTCAAAAGAAATGGATTACTTTCTGTCATTAAACCCTGGCTTGCCTTCAAGGTTTCCGATTTCAATTACGTTTCCTAATTATAACGTTGACGAGTTGATGGAAATGTTAATCGGGATGGCAAAAGAACGAGATTACATGCTGTCGGAGGAGGCTTTGCAAGAATGCCGTGAGCATATTCGCAAAGTCGCGTCTGAACAGGAAAGAACATTTAGCAATGGGCGCTACATTCGCAATATGGTCGAAGAGGCAATCCGCCAGCAAGCGGTACGGATTTTAAAACAAAACGATTATACAAAAACAGCGATGGAGCTGCTGAAAAAAGAAGATTTCCAGTTTAAACATAAACGCTTTATGTAA
- the miaA gene encoding tRNA (adenosine(37)-N6)-dimethylallyltransferase MiaA: MPMTQEPLIAIVGPTAVGKTALGIELAKTFGAEIISGDSMQVYRTMDIGTAKATVEEMAGIPHHLIDILEPGDTWTVSMFQEKALLAIASIRSRGKWPLLVGGTGLYVQALTHELSFGAASSDPSFREEMELYANRFGNAALHEKLAIADPKAAEAIHANNVRRVIRALEVIHLTGKPFSEQENGLARPRFDNVLIGLEMERQALYERINRRVDAMMEAGLLEEVHHLYQRGIQGQAIQAIGYKELYAYFDGKCTYDEAIEALKTNSRRYAKRQLTWFKNRSDAVWFNLEEPEAKAKIFDYVHAFLAGKGFA, translated from the coding sequence ATGCCTATGACGCAAGAACCGCTTATCGCGATTGTCGGCCCAACCGCTGTAGGAAAAACGGCTCTTGGCATTGAACTTGCGAAAACGTTTGGCGCAGAAATTATAAGCGGCGATTCGATGCAAGTGTACCGGACAATGGATATTGGCACGGCAAAAGCGACAGTCGAAGAAATGGCTGGTATTCCCCATCATTTAATTGATATCCTTGAGCCAGGCGACACATGGACGGTTTCCATGTTTCAGGAAAAAGCACTTTTGGCGATTGCTTCGATTCGCAGCCGTGGCAAATGGCCCCTATTAGTCGGTGGTACAGGTCTTTACGTCCAAGCGCTTACCCATGAATTGTCTTTTGGCGCTGCGTCATCGGACCCCTCATTCAGGGAAGAAATGGAATTGTATGCCAATCGTTTCGGCAACGCTGCACTCCACGAGAAGCTAGCAATAGCAGACCCAAAAGCAGCAGAAGCGATCCACGCCAATAATGTTCGCCGTGTTATTCGTGCTTTAGAGGTGATCCATCTTACGGGAAAACCGTTTTCCGAACAAGAGAACGGCCTTGCGCGGCCTCGTTTTGACAATGTTCTCATTGGCTTAGAAATGGAAAGACAGGCGTTGTATGAGCGGATCAACCGCCGCGTTGATGCGATGATGGAGGCGGGCTTGTTGGAAGAAGTTCACCACCTTTATCAACGGGGAATCCAAGGCCAGGCCATTCAGGCGATTGGCTACAAGGAACTATATGCTTATTTTGATGGGAAATGCACCTATGACGAAGCAATTGAAGCTCTGAAAACCAATTCACGCCGCTATGCCAAAAGGCAGCTGACTTGGTTTAAAAACAGGAGCGATGCTGTCTGGTTTAATTTGGAGGAGCCAGAGGCCAAAGCAAAAATTTTTGATTATGTCCACGCATTTTTAGCAGGAAAAGGGTTTGCTTAA
- the hfq gene encoding RNA chaperone Hfq, translating into MKATVNIQDQFLNQLRKESIPVTVFLLNGFQLRGQVKGFDNFTVIVETEGRQQLVYKHAISTFAPQKNVQLKNEAEV; encoded by the coding sequence ATGAAAGCAACAGTAAATATCCAAGATCAGTTTTTAAACCAATTGCGCAAAGAATCCATTCCGGTAACGGTTTTTTTATTAAATGGATTTCAATTGCGTGGGCAAGTAAAGGGATTTGATAACTTTACAGTCATTGTAGAAACAGAAGGCCGCCAACAGCTTGTTTACAAGCACGCGATTTCCACATTTGCCCCGCAAAAAAATGTTCAATTGAAAAACGAAGCGGAAGTATAA
- a CDS encoding aminotransferase class I/II-fold pyridoxal phosphate-dependent enzyme gives MVTEFLFNEEIQEKIIRAEKRIAAHHQEIDRIALINQKRVMDSFARHQVADFHFSPTTGYGYDDLGRDTLEAIYADVFGGEAALVRHQIVSGTHAIAIALFGLLRPGDELLYISGKPYDTLEEIVGIRGHGSGSLRDYGISYNMVPLREGRMDKQAIKEAITEKTKVIGIQRSKGYGDRPSFHIDELADVIAFVKSIKQEVLVFVDNCYGEFVETKEPCHIGADIIAGSLIKNPGGGLAKTGGYLVGQTQAIELASYRLAAPGIGAEGGATLGTLLDMYQGFFLAPHVVAQSVKGAVFTAALLEELGLETRPSSQERRTDLIQAVHFKTGEQMVAFCQAIQQASPVNAHVKPQPSYMPGYADDVIMAAGTFVQGASIELSADGPLRPPYAAYIQGGLTYEHVKLAVSAACEKTFMTEKDREKDEQSPSGNKESKF, from the coding sequence ATCGTGACAGAGTTTTTATTTAACGAAGAAATACAAGAAAAAATCATCCGAGCTGAAAAACGGATCGCGGCTCATCATCAAGAAATTGATCGGATTGCTTTAATCAACCAAAAACGGGTAATGGATAGCTTTGCCCGCCATCAAGTTGCTGATTTTCACTTTAGCCCTACCACCGGTTACGGTTACGACGATTTGGGCAGAGACACGCTAGAAGCCATTTATGCTGATGTCTTCGGGGGGGAAGCTGCTCTTGTCAGGCACCAAATTGTCTCAGGCACCCATGCAATCGCGATTGCTCTATTTGGCTTGTTGCGTCCAGGCGATGAACTGCTTTATATATCAGGAAAACCTTATGATACGCTTGAAGAAATTGTCGGCATTCGCGGACATGGCTCTGGCTCCCTTCGTGATTACGGCATTTCTTACAACATGGTGCCACTAAGAGAAGGGCGCATGGACAAGCAGGCGATCAAAGAGGCGATCACTGAAAAAACAAAAGTAATTGGTATTCAACGATCTAAAGGTTACGGCGATCGACCTTCGTTCCATATCGATGAACTTGCTGATGTGATCGCATTTGTCAAATCGATTAAACAAGAAGTGCTCGTATTTGTCGATAATTGCTATGGTGAGTTTGTTGAAACAAAAGAACCGTGCCACATTGGTGCTGACATCATTGCCGGTTCGCTCATCAAGAATCCAGGTGGCGGGCTGGCGAAAACAGGCGGCTACTTGGTTGGTCAAACTCAAGCAATTGAGCTCGCTTCCTATCGCTTGGCGGCGCCAGGGATAGGGGCGGAAGGGGGAGCCACGTTAGGGACACTTTTAGACATGTACCAAGGCTTTTTTCTTGCCCCCCATGTTGTCGCCCAAAGTGTAAAAGGCGCTGTTTTTACAGCTGCTTTGCTGGAAGAACTCGGTTTAGAAACGAGACCTAGCTCCCAAGAGCGGCGCACTGATTTAATTCAAGCTGTCCATTTCAAAACGGGCGAACAAATGGTGGCATTTTGCCAAGCGATCCAACAAGCATCGCCAGTCAACGCTCATGTAAAGCCACAACCAAGCTATATGCCAGGCTACGCCGATGACGTCATTATGGCGGCTGGCACGTTTGTCCAAGGGGCAAGCATTGAGCTATCGGCCGATGGCCCACTGCGTCCCCCGTATGCCGCCTACATCCAAGGGGGGCTCACGTATGAACATGTGAAGCTAGCGGTCAGTGCTGCTTGTGAAAAAACGTTTATGACTGAAAAAGATCGGGAAAAAGACGAACAGAGCCCATCAGGCAATAAAGAGAGCAAATTCTGA